TTCTTGAGTTCTCAACCAGTGCTCTAGAAACACCCTGAGATGAAGTATGAACTATGTTAGATTTTGTACAATCATAAGAAGATAAATACAAAGCTACAGAAGCATTAGGTTGTACAATCATAATCGCACATCTCAATTGACAATCTCAGGCACCATGCTCTTGCATCAACGATAATATTAATTTAGAAACTTTTATTTGGTTCAGAGCGAGTAATAACGTGCACAATGTTTCTCAACAAAATTAGATGACTATTACCTGACGTATCCACCAGTACACATAAGTTGAAATTTTATATCCCTTTGAAGAATCAAATTTTTCGATACCACGCAATAGTCCAATCAAACCGCCCTACACATAAAACAACCAAGTTCATAAAAGTTCATAGTTTGATATAGCTAGTGTCAGCAGATTGATTTATCATGCGTCAAAGGCAATTGATGTAGTAGATTACCTGAATAAGATCAGACATTTCAGCACCCATGTTATCATATCTTTGAGCTATTGACATAACCAAGCGAACGTTGCTCATTGCCAATTTTTCTCTTGCCAAAGAACATTCGATTGACCTTGACCGTAACTCAGCACGAGAAACTTTCAAGGAAGTTGCAAGCTGTTCATCAGATGGCTCACATCCCAGTCTCTCCTTCAATCTAGATTTCCAGGAAAACAGTAAGAAACAAGTTTCAAGAATTTAGTGGTTTTGAATTGGAATGATTCATCTAATACAACATCATATATCATGACCTTAATATGTGCTCCTCCAAGGAAAGTCCAGCTTTGATTTTCTTTGACAAGCGCACAACTTCCGCATGGCTAAGCAAATCTTCACTCACTACACCCTTCACATAACCCTTCAAGCGATTTTGGAGCAGCTCTGGCCCGATCAATGATCTTAGCTGCTTAGCGttaggttgtatcattgatttatTTTGGCTCAGAATCTTCCTCTTAGTATTGAATCTTCGTTGCCGAGCAGACACCCCAGAACATGTAACAGGTACCTTGCTGTGAGTTTTTCGACTTGGTGATTCAATGAACATCGTCCTCTCAAAAGAAAGTGTCCATTGCTTTTCAAGCATAGACTTTTGAAGCAAAAGAAGAGCCTCTACAGAGCAGTCAAGATCATAGCTTTCTTGTTCTAAGTCATTGGCTCCATGGATCCAAGGCTCTACTGTTGAAATACTGGATGCAGTATCCACATGCCCTTTAAAAGCTTTAATTAACTGCGTGTGCCGATTGGATGATGGAAGATTTTGGCTACAATTAGATGATCTCTTTGCAACTATTAAAGTCTTTGTGGAAGGAGTTTGATAATATGAAGATCCATAATCACCAGCATACGACAGCTTATCTACGGTTTCCGAATAAGAAAAGGAAGAGCTCAAGAGTCTCTTTCCGGTGCTAAGTCCAATCACAGCAGCAGTGGCCATCATACAGATTCTTCTCACTTTGATACAATTACCATCACACAATTTAGCACGCTTGtcaaaattaaaacaattcaacCATTATATCCTGAGGCGACTAAGCTAAACAAAATTATTCTCCTCTTGTACTCTAAATCTCCTGTATATCACTGCTACAAAGAGGGTAAAAGAAGCTAggattatttatttcatatacaTAAACTATATGGAAATGAGAAACTAAACTAAAATAGATGGATaaataaatgaaacaagtaaaggaatgaAAAAGGTTGGTTTTTCCCAATCAGTAACACAAGGTATTATCTAATTCAAGTAAATCCAAGAAAGATGTAGCTCAGGATGGTTTGACCAAAATCTTTTTGAAAAAAAACCCTAATTGTATGAGAATCCTACAACCATGTGAACACAACAAATGGTTTGATATTTGAAGTATTTTAAAGCATTAAATGACTGATACTTCAAGATCTGAAACTATTTATAAATAACAAAGAATCTGGAAATTTGAAACACAAAAACTAATTCATTCTTCTATGCTTAATCTTCCTctaaaacttatatttttaagcTTATAAACGACCTAATCTTAAGAAATATCCACTAACTTGGATGTCCCCACAacaaagaaaattaatttttaagcaGAACccaagttttattattattattaaattgaattatgatcACAAAGTTCAGTCATTTATGCAAACACATAGCAAACTTATAGCTGTAAATGGAACAACTTTCTATCTCTTTCATCTAAATTATGTATTTTTCACTTGTTTATGAACAAAAACAACAACCCATATCCATGTAAGAGAAGGGGAGAAAATGAACATGAACATCTTATCAAAACAAACTTGATCGAAAGATCAAGGTCTGTAAAAGGCAATGACCAAAAGCTTACCTTAAAAAACTACCAGCTACAACAAGAAGGAAATGAAAGaaacaagaagaagaaagaaagacgTGTGTTCCAAAGTGTAAAGTAGAACAGTTAGCAAAGGAAGAGGAAAGAGCTTGGAACCGGTATTCCGGAGTTTGTTTTAGAAACTAGAAGCTTTTTTAGATTTAATAAtttgtaaatataaatatatatatatagtgattATGTTGGGAtttaatttatgataaaattgaagaagaaagggtGCCAAATGGACATAAAGGATATAGAGAAGATAGATTCCATTGGCTACACTAGATATTGGGTCCATGTTTGAGTGGTGCATAGCTTTCCATTTCGCTTCtctgtttttattttttggggATTTTTTTTCTCGGTTTAATCTGTTTCATATATTTGAGGACGGGTTGGGTTTGGGCACCACTAACAAACTAACTAATAACAATGAGCAAATATCGATGAATGATGGGCCCACTTTCCACGTCATCCCCCAACAAACAGTGTGCCTCACTCACGttacttcctttttcttttcttttatatttttatctcaactaatatttaaaacttttatttaGTATTATCGGTTGAAAATTAATCAAAtcgattaaaaaattaaaaaaaactgtCTATATATAAAACAAATCATATTATTACAAgagtattttttcttttttttccaataaaaataataaaaaaatatttatgaagaaaTTATATGTAGCTAACATCTTCAAAACCTTAGCTTTACCCTTTAAcaaaaaactttattttaatttttatatactttaattttattgtaaaaatattttcacATGCATATATGTTATTATTAGAttcaaattgttttattatttattaaatattattttaactgCACATTTATGTTTTAAACATGTGGTTGATAAACGCATACATGAATTCTAAATATAAGGTTGATAGGATTACTAGTACTATATTTAAGGGGTTTAGTAAGTTGTGTCATTCTTCAATCGGGTCCCAACTTAGTTGAGTAAATAACTAAAacctttatatttatataaaataataaatttattgtaggaaattttatcatttcaaatCATATGAAACTAAAATAATGCACTTGATGAGATTTGAACTAAAAACACAATAATTTTCAATGTCTTTACCAATTTAAGTAAAACtttatttaatctttaaattaattttttttgtaaatatatttgttatacaTATTTTACACCTAGATTGTGGATATAATTTTGTTTGAATGTGGTACAAGCCTTTTTGTTGCTGTTGTTGCCTACTTAAAAGCCTTACATAACCTACCTATTAGTCTCATGGGCTTCAAGTCCTACCaacccaaatttttttaaaaaaagaatcaTATCTATaactatatatgaaaaaaaaatcttaaatgACATATTAAGAGAACTCTAGGATCTTTGTTTATGTTGTAAACTCAATTCATAGGTTTTTGTTGCCATTAATCTATGGGCATCATTCGTTACCACAACATGCAAATGTTTGGAAGTCAATTTTTTGATGTGATTTCCTTATTCCTCAATCAGATGCATGGTCATTATTGAGAACTTTTAATCAGGACTTGTGCTTCATAGCCAAAATCACTTTTCAAAATCAGATACTCTTGAAACGACTATACTTAAAACTCACTTATGTGAATGTTAATTAATGGAGATCCTTGAAAATGTCCACACTTCATGTGGATAAATAATTATGATGGAAATGATACAGTTTGAGAATAAATTGACCATGAACTCGTTAATCATGAAGCTCTAGAATAGCTTGAAAACTTCACTTTTTTAAATCTACCTACCATGCTTTCAGATCATAGCCCTGTGATCTTCTTTTCTGAATTTAAAACACCAATTGGCCAATGCCTATACAAATTTGAAATAATGCGAGATACCCACAAGCAATATAGTTACATTATTCAACAAACTTGCAATTCTCACACAACCGGCTCCCTGACATCTGCCGTAATGCAAAAATTAAAGATCATTTAGTCATCTCTACTTTTGGAACAAAATGATCTTTGTAAACCATAGTACACAATgagaaaaactcaaaaaaaattatGATAATACCAA
This is a stretch of genomic DNA from Gossypium arboreum isolate Shixiya-1 chromosome 11, ASM2569848v2, whole genome shotgun sequence. It encodes these proteins:
- the LOC108473463 gene encoding RNA polymerase sigma factor sigA-like isoform X1, with product MMATAAVIGLSTGKRLLSSSFSYSETVDKLSYAGDYGSSYYQTPSTKTLIVAKRSSNCSQNLPSSNRHTQLIKAFKGHVDTASSISTVEPWIHGANDLEQESYDLDCSVEALLLLQKSMLEKQWTLSFERTMFIESPSRKTHSKVPVTCSGVSARQRRFNTKRKILSQNKSMIQPNAKQLRSLIGPELLQNRLKGYVKGVVSEDLLSHAEVVRLSKKIKAGLSLEEHILRLKERLGCEPSDEQLATSLKVSRAELRSRSIECSLAREKLAMSNVRLVMSIAQRYDNMGAEMSDLIQGGLIGLLRGIEKFDSSKGYKISTYVYWWIRQGVSRALVENSRTLRLPTYLHERLGLIRNAKYRLEEKGITPTIDRIAESLNMSQKKVRNATEAVSKVFSLDRDAFPSLNGLPGETHHSYIADNHVENNPWHGVDEWALKDEVNRLIDITLGEREREIIRLYHGLDKESLTWEDISKRIGLSRERVRQVGLVALEKLKHAARKKKMEAMLVKH
- the LOC108473463 gene encoding RNA polymerase sigma factor sigA-like isoform X2, giving the protein MMATAAVIGLSTGKRLLSSSFSYSETVDKLSYAGDYGSSYYQTPSTKTLIVAKRSSNCSQNLPSSNRHTQLIKAFKGHVDTASSISTVEPWIHGANDLEQESYDLDCSVEALLLLQKSMLEKQWTLSFERTMFIESPSRKTHSKVPVTCSGVSARQRRFNTKRKILSQNKSMIQPNAKQLRSLIGPELLQNRLKGYVKGVVSEDLLSHAEVVRLSKKIKAGLSLEEHILRLKERLGCEPSDEQLATSLKVSRAELRSRSIECSLAREKLAMSNVRLVMSIAQRYDNMGAEMSDLIQGGLIGLLRGIEKFDSSKGYKISTYVYWWIRQGVSRALVENSRTLRLPTYLHERLGLIRNAKYRLEEKGITPTIDRIAESLNMSQKKVRNATEAVSKVFSLDRDAFPSLNGLPGETHHSYIADNHVENNPWHGVDEWALKDEVNRLIDITLGEREREIIRLYHGLDKESLTWEDISKRERVRQVGLVALEKLKHAARKKKMEAMLVKH